A single window of Pseudomonas benzenivorans DNA harbors:
- the asd gene encoding aspartate-semialdehyde dehydrogenase, whose protein sequence is MKRVGLIGWRGMVGSVLMQRMLEERDFDLIEPVFFTTSNVGGQGPAIGKDIAPLKDAYSIDELKGLDVILTCQGGDYTNEVFPKLREAGWQGYWIDAASSLRMADDSVIVLDPVNRKVIDQQLDAGAKNYIGGNCTVSLMLMALGGLYEAGVVEWMSAMTYQAASGAGAQNMRELIKQMGAIKGAVADELADPASAILDIDRKVAEAMRGESFPVDNFGVPLAGSLIPYIDKELPNGQSREEWKAQAETNKILGRFKSPIPVDGICVRIGAMRCHSQALTIKLNKDVPLSDIEGLISQHNPWVKLVPNQREASIRELGPTAVTGTLSVPVGRLRKLNMGSHYLGAFTVGDQLLWGAAEPLRRMLRILLER, encoded by the coding sequence ATGAAGCGTGTAGGTCTGATCGGTTGGCGTGGCATGGTGGGTTCCGTACTCATGCAGCGCATGCTGGAAGAACGGGATTTCGATTTGATCGAGCCGGTGTTCTTCACCACCTCCAATGTGGGTGGCCAGGGGCCGGCCATTGGCAAGGACATTGCGCCGCTGAAGGACGCCTACAGCATCGACGAGCTGAAAGGTCTGGACGTGATCCTCACCTGCCAGGGCGGCGATTACACCAACGAAGTCTTCCCCAAGCTGCGCGAAGCGGGCTGGCAGGGTTACTGGATCGACGCCGCGTCCTCGCTGCGCATGGCCGATGATTCGGTGATCGTGCTGGACCCGGTCAACCGCAAGGTGATCGACCAGCAGCTGGATGCCGGCGCCAAGAACTACATCGGCGGCAACTGCACCGTCAGCCTGATGCTGATGGCCCTGGGCGGCCTGTACGAGGCCGGCGTGGTCGAGTGGATGAGCGCCATGACCTATCAGGCTGCCAGTGGCGCCGGCGCGCAGAACATGCGCGAGCTGATCAAGCAGATGGGTGCGATCAAGGGCGCGGTGGCCGATGAGCTGGCCGATCCGGCCAGCGCCATCCTCGACATCGACCGCAAGGTGGCCGAGGCCATGCGCGGCGAGAGCTTCCCGGTCGACAACTTCGGCGTGCCCCTGGCCGGCAGCCTGATTCCCTACATCGACAAGGAGCTGCCCAACGGGCAGAGCCGTGAAGAGTGGAAGGCCCAGGCCGAGACCAACAAGATCCTCGGCCGCTTCAAGAGCCCGATCCCGGTCGATGGCATCTGTGTGCGCATCGGCGCCATGCGCTGCCACAGCCAGGCGCTGACCATCAAGCTGAACAAGGACGTGCCGCTGTCCGATATCGAAGGCCTGATCAGTCAGCACAACCCCTGGGTCAAGCTGGTGCCGAACCAGCGCGAAGCGAGCATTCGCGAGCTGGGTCCGACCGCGGTGACGGGGACGCTGAGCGTGCCGGTCGGTCGTCTGCGCAAGCTGAACATGGGTTCGCACTATCTGGGCGCCTTCACCGTTGGCGACCAGCTGCTGTGGGGGGCCGCGGAGCCGCTGCGGCGCATGCTGCGGATTCTCCTGGAGCGCTAA
- a CDS encoding aspartate-semialdehyde dehydrogenase, with protein MTRTYDVAVIGATGSVGEALVQLLEEREFPVATLYLLGSGESAGESLTFRGKSRRVAALEAFDFSQVRLVFFAAGAVVTRGHIEAARAAGCVVIDLSAALPAQQAPRVVADANPEQLSRLAPPYCVTSPSAQSVAVATVLAALRPHIEVQRAVITACMAVSSHGRQGVSELARQTAELLNARALEPRLFDRQIAFNLLAQVDAPDAGGHGALERRLAAELKEVLGSPQLKVSATCIQVPVFYGDSISLSLQCRDAVEVEQVCAVLRTASTLEYVEAGDYPTVVGDAVGQEVVYVGRVRGGQDDPAELNLWIASDNVRKGAASNAVQLGELLIKHYL; from the coding sequence ATGACCCGTACCTATGATGTCGCCGTTATCGGCGCGACCGGCAGTGTCGGTGAGGCGCTGGTGCAGTTGCTCGAGGAGCGAGAGTTTCCCGTGGCGACCCTGTACCTGCTCGGTAGCGGAGAGTCCGCCGGTGAATCGCTGACATTTCGCGGCAAGAGCCGGCGCGTGGCGGCCCTGGAAGCCTTTGATTTTTCCCAGGTGCGTCTGGTCTTCTTCGCAGCCGGCGCAGTGGTGACTCGCGGCCATATAGAGGCCGCCCGCGCAGCCGGCTGCGTGGTCATCGATCTGAGTGCGGCGCTGCCCGCCCAGCAGGCGCCGCGGGTGGTCGCCGATGCGAACCCCGAGCAGCTGTCCAGGCTGGCGCCTCCTTATTGCGTGACCAGTCCAAGTGCGCAGAGTGTTGCGGTCGCCACGGTGCTCGCGGCACTGCGCCCCCATATAGAAGTACAGCGTGCCGTGATCACGGCCTGCATGGCCGTCTCCAGTCACGGGCGTCAGGGGGTTTCCGAGCTGGCGCGACAGACCGCGGAGCTGCTCAATGCCCGGGCGCTGGAGCCGCGCCTGTTCGATCGGCAGATCGCCTTCAACCTGCTGGCACAGGTCGATGCGCCGGACGCCGGCGGCCATGGCGCGCTGGAGAGGCGTCTGGCTGCTGAATTGAAGGAAGTCCTCGGCTCGCCGCAGTTGAAGGTGTCGGCCACCTGCATTCAGGTGCCGGTGTTCTATGGCGACAGCATCAGCCTGTCCTTGCAGTGCCGGGACGCGGTCGAGGTGGAGCAGGTTTGTGCAGTCCTGCGAACGGCATCAACCCTTGAGTATGTCGAGGCGGGCGACTATCCGACCGTGGTGGGCGACGCGGTTGGCCAGGAGGTGGTATATGTCGGTCGGGTCCGCGGCGGCCAGGATGATCCGGCAGAACTCAATTTGTGGATTGCGTCTGATAACGTAAGAAAAGGCGCGGCCTCGAATGCCGTGCAGCTGGGCGAGTTATTGATAAAACACTATCTGTAA
- a CDS encoding FimV/HubP family polar landmark protein, translating into MVRVRKLVLAIAAASALSSGMAHALGLGEVTLQSALNQPLVAEIELLEVRDLASNEVLPTLAAPEEFSKAGVDRQYFLTDLKFTPVLKPNGKSVIRVTSSKPVREPYLNFLVEVLWPNGRLLREYTLLLDPPLYSPQTAVAAAPQLPAAAPRQQPAAAPRPAAPVAAPSVPSAPSAGAAGQYKTTSNDTLWEIAQRVPGGTVHQAMLAIQDLNPDAFIGGNINRMKSGQVLRLPDEQQVKRRSQAEAIAQVASQNAAWREGRNVAARQLDATKRSAAGAAPAQVKAQDSLKLVSADTGKASGGSDRGAADGKALADKLAVTQESLDSTRRENDELKGRMGDLQGQLDKLQRLIQLKDDQLAKLQADLARQGQAQPAPTASVDPVVPVEEAAQAESTPAAVAQPGAVATPPVVPTEAETDYNYSEEAPAEPGAAAQPDVQQPAPEPAVAVEPVAPAPVVAEPAPVVEEPVAATPVVTEQPQSSTLDDLLAKPMLLGLVGGGALLVLLLGLMMLSRRNAQREAELQAGLAAESDANDFEADMQLESDSFETFAEAPAEELSGAAAAPAEERERVTAQTADALGEADIYIAYGRFNQAAELLQNAINDEPQRADLRLKLMEVHAELGDKEGFARQDNELREIGGAAAEVDQLKARYPAMAGFAGAAVAATEFAGGDDDLGGFSLDELTLDEPEQPAAATDLDDEFDLSLDDLESELDRDLQSAAATDSLLDEGDLSLDEGLEFDAPAAPSASKDDDLGFDLSLDEAGEESLELGGELADFSLDLESEDKAAAAEEEEFLLSLEDDEPSPAAAADELAELSLDVPEDAASDDFDLSADFDLSLDDEQAPARSDDFAAQLDEVSAELDQLSSSIDQPAAADESAEPAPLAALEGDDDFDFLSGTDETATKLDLARAYIDMGDTEGARDILDEVIAEGNDDQQQEAQELIAKLV; encoded by the coding sequence ATGGTTCGGGTTCGCAAACTGGTGCTGGCAATCGCAGCTGCTTCGGCACTGTCCTCCGGTATGGCGCATGCGCTAGGACTGGGGGAAGTGACCCTGCAGTCGGCGCTGAATCAGCCGCTGGTGGCTGAGATCGAATTGTTGGAGGTGCGCGATCTTGCCTCCAATGAAGTCCTGCCGACCCTGGCCGCTCCCGAAGAGTTCAGCAAAGCTGGCGTCGATCGCCAGTACTTCCTGACCGACCTCAAGTTCACTCCGGTGCTCAAGCCGAATGGCAAGAGCGTCATTCGGGTGACCTCGAGCAAGCCGGTACGCGAACCCTACCTGAACTTCCTGGTGGAAGTGCTGTGGCCCAATGGCCGCCTGCTGCGTGAGTACACCCTGCTGCTCGATCCGCCGCTCTATTCTCCGCAGACCGCAGTTGCGGCTGCGCCTCAGCTGCCGGCCGCCGCCCCCCGTCAGCAGCCTGCCGCCGCGCCGCGTCCGGCCGCTCCGGTCGCGGCTCCGTCGGTGCCTTCTGCGCCGAGCGCGGGAGCCGCAGGCCAATACAAGACCACCTCCAACGATACCCTCTGGGAAATCGCTCAGCGCGTTCCCGGCGGTACCGTGCATCAGGCCATGCTGGCGATCCAGGACCTCAACCCGGACGCCTTTATTGGCGGCAACATCAATCGCATGAAGAGCGGCCAGGTGCTGCGTCTGCCAGATGAGCAGCAGGTCAAGCGCCGTTCCCAGGCCGAAGCCATTGCCCAGGTTGCCAGCCAGAACGCGGCGTGGCGCGAGGGGCGCAATGTCGCGGCCCGTCAGCTGGATGCGACCAAGCGCAGCGCCGCAGGCGCGGCACCGGCCCAGGTGAAGGCACAGGACAGCCTCAAGCTGGTGTCGGCCGATACCGGCAAGGCCAGCGGCGGCAGCGATAGAGGCGCCGCTGACGGCAAGGCGCTGGCCGACAAACTGGCCGTGACCCAGGAAAGCCTCGATTCTACGCGTCGTGAGAATGATGAGTTGAAAGGGCGCATGGGCGACCTGCAGGGGCAACTCGACAAGCTGCAGCGTCTGATCCAGTTGAAGGATGATCAGCTGGCCAAGCTGCAGGCGGACCTGGCGAGACAGGGGCAGGCTCAGCCGGCGCCGACGGCGTCCGTTGATCCGGTCGTGCCGGTTGAAGAAGCGGCCCAGGCCGAGTCGACGCCTGCAGCAGTCGCTCAGCCGGGCGCGGTGGCTACGCCGCCGGTCGTGCCGACCGAGGCCGAAACGGATTACAACTACAGCGAGGAAGCGCCGGCCGAGCCTGGCGCTGCCGCGCAGCCCGATGTTCAGCAGCCGGCCCCGGAGCCGGCAGTTGCCGTCGAGCCGGTTGCACCGGCACCGGTCGTGGCAGAGCCAGCGCCCGTCGTCGAGGAGCCGGTTGCGGCGACCCCGGTTGTGACCGAGCAGCCGCAGTCCAGCACCCTGGACGACCTGCTGGCCAAGCCGATGCTGCTTGGTCTTGTCGGGGGCGGGGCGTTGCTGGTGTTGTTGCTTGGTCTGATGATGCTGTCGCGACGTAACGCCCAGCGCGAGGCCGAACTTCAGGCTGGGCTGGCGGCCGAGAGCGACGCCAACGACTTCGAAGCGGATATGCAGCTGGAGTCCGACAGCTTCGAAACCTTCGCCGAGGCGCCTGCCGAGGAGTTGTCTGGCGCTGCTGCCGCTCCGGCCGAGGAGCGTGAGCGTGTCACCGCGCAAACCGCCGACGCCCTGGGTGAGGCGGATATCTATATCGCTTACGGTCGCTTCAATCAGGCCGCCGAGCTGTTGCAGAACGCGATCAACGATGAGCCGCAGCGTGCCGATCTGCGCCTCAAGTTGATGGAGGTCCATGCCGAGCTGGGTGATAAGGAAGGCTTTGCCCGACAGGACAACGAGTTGCGCGAAATCGGCGGCGCGGCGGCCGAAGTCGATCAGTTGAAGGCTCGTTACCCCGCCATGGCAGGTTTTGCCGGTGCGGCCGTGGCAGCAACTGAGTTCGCTGGTGGTGACGATGATCTGGGTGGTTTCAGTCTCGACGAGCTGACGCTGGACGAGCCGGAGCAGCCTGCAGCGGCGACTGATCTCGATGACGAGTTCGATTTGAGCCTCGATGACCTGGAGAGCGAGCTCGATCGCGACCTTCAGTCTGCCGCCGCGACCGACTCGCTGCTGGACGAGGGCGATCTGAGTCTGGATGAGGGCCTGGAGTTCGATGCTCCGGCCGCGCCGTCCGCCAGCAAGGATGACGATCTGGGTTTCGATCTCAGTCTGGACGAGGCCGGTGAGGAAAGCCTGGAGTTGGGCGGCGAGCTGGCTGATTTCAGCCTGGACCTTGAGTCCGAGGACAAGGCAGCGGCAGCAGAAGAGGAAGAGTTCCTCCTGAGTCTCGAGGATGATGAGCCCAGTCCGGCCGCCGCGGCCGATGAACTGGCCGAGCTGAGTCTTGACGTGCCGGAGGATGCCGCGAGTGACGACTTCGACCTGTCGGCCGACTTCGACCTGTCACTGGATGATGAGCAGGCGCCTGCCCGCTCCGATGACTTCGCCGCGCAACTCGACGAGGTGAGTGCGGAGCTGGACCAGCTGTCCAGCAGTATTGATCAGCCCGCTGCTGCCGATGAATCCGCCGAGCCGGCGCCGTTGGCCGCCCTGGAGGGCGACGATGATTTCGACTTCCTGTCCGGTACGGACGAAACGGCAACAAAACTCGATCTGGCCCGTGCCTATATCGATATGGGCGATACCGAGGGTGCCCGTGACATTCTCGATGAAGTGATCGCCGAGGGTAACGACGATCAGCAGCAGGAAGCGCAAGAGTTGATCGCTAAACTGGTTTGA
- the truA gene encoding tRNA pseudouridine(38-40) synthase TruA, translating to MSDALPTTAADSAAVGFFKVALGVEYKGSRYRGFQRQRAGVPSIQETLERALSKVAGGAPVTLSCAGRTDALVHASAQVVHFDTTVERSTHSWVMGANMNLPADISVTWAKLMPAHFDARFCAMARRYRYVIYNDQIRPAHMAEEVTWNHRPLDVELMREAAKALVGTHDFSAFRARQCQAKSPVKTVHHLQLLEHGRFIVLDIRANAFLHHMVRNIAGVLMAIGAGEKPVEWAREVLETRVRRTGGVTAHPFGLYLVQVDYPEEFELPKRYLGPHFLSGLPDVAADA from the coding sequence ATGTCTGATGCACTACCTACAACGGCAGCCGATTCGGCTGCCGTTGGCTTTTTCAAGGTCGCCCTCGGTGTCGAGTACAAAGGATCGCGCTATCGCGGATTCCAGCGTCAGCGCGCGGGTGTTCCGTCCATCCAGGAGACCCTGGAAAGGGCCCTGTCCAAGGTGGCCGGAGGGGCTCCTGTCACCCTGAGTTGCGCCGGGCGAACCGATGCGCTGGTGCATGCCAGTGCCCAAGTGGTGCATTTCGACACAACTGTCGAGCGCTCCACCCATTCTTGGGTCATGGGTGCAAACATGAACCTGCCGGCGGACATCAGCGTGACCTGGGCCAAGCTCATGCCCGCGCATTTCGATGCGCGCTTCTGCGCCATGGCCCGGCGCTACCGCTATGTGATCTACAACGACCAGATCCGGCCGGCGCACATGGCCGAAGAGGTCACCTGGAATCACCGGCCGTTGGATGTCGAACTCATGCGCGAGGCCGCCAAGGCGTTGGTGGGTACCCATGACTTCAGTGCTTTCCGTGCGCGTCAGTGTCAGGCCAAGTCGCCGGTGAAAACGGTCCACCACCTGCAGCTGCTCGAGCATGGCCGCTTCATCGTGCTGGATATTCGCGCCAACGCCTTTCTGCATCACATGGTGCGCAATATCGCTGGTGTGCTGATGGCCATCGGTGCCGGGGAGAAGCCGGTGGAGTGGGCGCGAGAGGTACTCGAGACGCGGGTGCGTCGTACCGGTGGGGTGACCGCGCATCCCTTTGGCTTGTACCTCGTCCAGGTCGATTATCCGGAGGAATTCGAGCTGCCGAAGCGCTACCTCGGGCCGCATTTCCTGTCCGGTTTGCCGGATGTGGCGGCTGACGCCTAG
- a CDS encoding phosphoribosylanthranilate isomerase codes for MPVVRSKICGITRVEDALIAAEAGADAIGLVFYAKSPRAVTVPQAQAIIAALPPFVTTVGLFVDANGDELSRVLDALPLDLLQFHGDETAAACEAARRPYLKALRVRPGDDVGARIEAYPSAAGILLDTYVPGVPGGTGEAFDWSLVPHDLQKPIILAGGLTPANVADAIARVRPYGVDVSGGVEASQGIKDAEKVRAFVRAVRGG; via the coding sequence TTGCCAGTCGTTCGCAGCAAGATCTGTGGAATTACCCGGGTAGAAGACGCGCTGATCGCGGCGGAGGCCGGTGCCGATGCCATCGGTCTGGTGTTCTACGCCAAGAGCCCCCGTGCGGTCACGGTGCCTCAGGCGCAGGCGATCATCGCCGCGCTGCCGCCGTTCGTGACTACAGTTGGCCTGTTCGTCGACGCCAATGGTGATGAGTTGAGTAGGGTGCTCGACGCGCTGCCGCTGGATCTGCTGCAGTTTCACGGCGACGAGACCGCTGCCGCCTGCGAGGCCGCTCGCCGGCCTTATCTCAAGGCGCTGCGGGTCAGGCCCGGTGATGACGTTGGCGCGCGGATCGAGGCCTACCCGAGCGCCGCTGGCATCTTGCTGGATACCTATGTGCCCGGGGTGCCGGGTGGTACCGGCGAGGCATTCGACTGGTCGTTGGTGCCCCATGATTTGCAAAAGCCGATCATCCTGGCAGGTGGCCTAACGCCGGCCAATGTGGCGGATGCCATCGCCCGGGTCAGGCCCTACGGGGTCGATGTCAGCGGCGGGGTGGAGGCGAGCCAGGGCATCAAGGATGCCGAAAAGGTTCGGGCCTTCGTGCGCGCCGTGAGAGGCGGCTAA
- the accD gene encoding acetyl-CoA carboxylase, carboxyltransferase subunit beta: protein MSNWLVDKLIPSIMRSEVKKSSVPEGLWHKCRSCDAVLYKPELEKTLDVCPKCNHHMRIDARVRLNIFLDAEGREEIGADLEPVDRLKFRDSKKYKDRLVAAQKQTGEKDALIAMRGTLEKMPVVACAFEFSFMGGSMGAIVGERFVRAANVALEQRCPLICFSASGGARMQEALISLMQMAKTSAVLARLREEGIPFISVLTDPVYGGVSASLAMLGDVIVAEPRALIGFAGPRVIEQTVREKLPEGFQRSEFLLEHGAIDMIIPRAELRPRLARLLAQLTRQPSPAALPATA from the coding sequence ATGAGCAACTGGTTGGTAGACAAACTGATCCCATCGATCATGCGTTCCGAGGTCAAGAAGAGTTCGGTGCCCGAGGGGCTCTGGCACAAGTGCCGCTCCTGTGATGCGGTGCTGTACAAGCCCGAGTTGGAAAAGACCCTGGATGTCTGCCCCAAATGTAATCACCACATGCGTATCGATGCGCGGGTGCGCCTCAATATCTTCCTCGACGCGGAAGGTCGCGAGGAGATCGGTGCCGACCTGGAGCCGGTCGATCGCCTGAAGTTCCGCGACAGCAAGAAGTACAAGGATCGCCTGGTGGCGGCGCAGAAGCAGACAGGCGAAAAGGATGCGCTGATCGCCATGCGTGGCACTCTGGAGAAGATGCCGGTGGTGGCCTGTGCCTTCGAGTTCTCCTTCATGGGCGGTTCGATGGGCGCCATCGTCGGTGAGCGCTTCGTGCGCGCGGCAAACGTGGCGTTGGAGCAGCGTTGCCCGCTGATATGCTTCTCTGCTTCCGGCGGCGCGCGCATGCAGGAGGCCCTGATTTCGCTGATGCAGATGGCCAAGACCTCGGCCGTGTTGGCACGCCTGCGCGAAGAAGGTATTCCGTTCATCTCGGTGCTTACCGATCCGGTCTATGGCGGTGTGTCGGCGAGTCTGGCGATGCTTGGTGACGTGATCGTCGCCGAACCGCGTGCGTTGATTGGTTTTGCCGGTCCGCGGGTCATCGAGCAGACCGTACGCGAGAAGCTGCCAGAAGGTTTCCAGCGCAGTGAGTTTCTCCTCGAGCATGGCGCGATCGACATGATCATCCCGCGTGCCGAGCTGCGCCCGCGCCTGGCCAGGCTGCTCGCGCAGCTGACCCGCCAGCCGTCCCCTGCTGCACTTCCGGCCACTGCATGA
- the folC gene encoding bifunctional tetrahydrofolate synthase/dihydrofolate synthase codes for MTERSLADWLAYLEQLHPSAIDMGLERSRAVAQRLCLGKPAPLVITVTGTNGKGSTCAFLASLLQTQGLRTGVYSSPHLLRYNERVQIAGNQASDAELCEAFAAVEAARGEISLTYFEVGTLAAFWLFLRAGLDAVVLEVGLGGRLDAVNLVDADLALVTSIGLDHAEWLGDTRESVAFEKAGIFRPGQPALCGDPQPPQPLLDRAAQLEAPFFLRGRDYDLSVGAEHWSWSGTDRRGDKLLLEQLPLLDLPMENAALALQAFALLELPWQAEQVAQALARTRVTGRLDRRALSWQGKALTLLLDVGHNPHAAEYLAQRLATNPSGGRRLAVFGLLTDKDLAGVVTPLLGAISHWAVAPLPSVRSRPVAELEAQLHNCAAQVSAYDDVQSALQAQCERASAGDEILLFGSFYCVAEALDWLARHASGEMQDGFAR; via the coding sequence ATGACCGAGCGCTCCCTGGCCGACTGGCTGGCCTACCTGGAACAGCTGCACCCCTCGGCCATCGACATGGGGCTGGAGCGCTCCAGGGCGGTGGCGCAGCGGCTGTGTCTGGGTAAGCCCGCGCCCCTGGTGATTACCGTCACCGGCACCAACGGCAAGGGTTCTACCTGCGCCTTCTTGGCGTCGCTGTTGCAGACGCAGGGCTTGCGGACCGGTGTCTACAGTTCGCCGCACCTGCTGCGCTACAACGAGCGCGTGCAGATTGCCGGTAACCAGGCCAGTGATGCCGAACTCTGCGAAGCATTCGCGGCGGTCGAGGCGGCGCGCGGCGAGATTTCCCTGACCTACTTTGAAGTGGGCACGCTGGCGGCCTTCTGGCTGTTCCTGCGGGCTGGGCTGGATGCGGTGGTGCTGGAAGTTGGCCTGGGCGGGCGCCTGGACGCAGTCAATCTGGTCGATGCCGACCTCGCGCTGGTCACCAGCATCGGTCTGGACCATGCCGAATGGCTGGGCGATACCCGCGAGTCGGTCGCCTTCGAGAAGGCCGGGATTTTTCGCCCCGGACAGCCGGCCCTGTGCGGCGATCCGCAGCCGCCGCAGCCGCTGCTGGATCGAGCGGCGCAGCTGGAGGCGCCGTTTTTCCTGCGCGGTCGCGATTATGATCTCAGTGTCGGTGCCGAGCATTGGTCCTGGTCCGGTACGGACCGCCGGGGCGACAAGCTGCTTCTCGAGCAGCTGCCGCTGCTCGATCTGCCGATGGAGAACGCCGCCCTGGCGCTGCAGGCATTCGCCTTGCTGGAGCTGCCTTGGCAGGCGGAGCAGGTTGCTCAGGCGCTGGCGCGTACGCGGGTGACCGGGCGCCTCGATCGGCGAGCGTTGAGCTGGCAGGGCAAGGCGCTGACACTGCTGCTGGATGTTGGGCATAATCCCCACGCCGCCGAGTATCTGGCGCAGCGTCTGGCGACCAATCCCTCGGGGGGCAGGCGCCTGGCCGTGTTTGGACTGCTGACCGACAAGGACCTGGCGGGTGTGGTTACGCCGCTATTGGGTGCGATCTCGCACTGGGCGGTAGCACCGTTGCCGTCCGTGCGCAGTCGCCCAGTCGCCGAGCTGGAGGCGCAGCTGCATAATTGCGCGGCCCAGGTCAGCGCTTATGACGATGTGCAGTCGGCGCTCCAGGCTCAGTGCGAGCGGGCATCTGCAGGGGACGAAATCCTGCTGTTCGGATCTTTTTACTGCGTGGCCGAGGCCCTGGACTGGCTGGCCCGCCATGCCTCGGGGGAAATGCAGGATGGCTTTGCTCGATAA
- a CDS encoding SPOR domain-containing protein — MALLDKGLKQRMVGALVLLALAVIFLPMLLSRQDELRHVVVEAPPMPPVPAMPKVEMQPVAVPEPQVLPEEPLPEQGSAESVTPEPEVAPVGKPEAVVAVPTQPAAPAPTSRLDANGLPISWSVQLASLSSRSGAESLQKTLRSQGYNAYIRSVDGMNRVFVGPLIERAEADRLRDQLKRQHKLNGFVVRFQPERS, encoded by the coding sequence ATGGCTTTGCTCGATAAAGGACTGAAGCAGCGGATGGTCGGTGCGCTGGTGTTGCTGGCGTTGGCGGTGATCTTCCTGCCCATGCTGTTGTCGCGCCAGGATGAGCTGCGCCATGTGGTGGTCGAAGCGCCGCCTATGCCCCCGGTCCCGGCCATGCCGAAGGTCGAAATGCAGCCGGTTGCCGTGCCGGAACCCCAGGTCCTTCCGGAGGAGCCACTGCCGGAGCAGGGAAGCGCTGAGTCGGTTACGCCCGAACCTGAGGTCGCGCCGGTCGGCAAGCCCGAGGCTGTGGTGGCCGTGCCCACCCAACCTGCCGCGCCAGCCCCGACAAGTCGTCTGGATGCCAACGGCCTGCCGATCAGTTGGTCGGTGCAGCTGGCCAGTCTGTCCAGTCGCAGCGGCGCCGAGAGTCTGCAGAAGACCTTGCGTAGCCAGGGTTACAACGCCTACATCCGCAGCGTGGATGGGATGAACCGGGTCTTTGTCGGGCCCTTGATCGAGCGCGCCGAGGCCGATCGCCTGCGCGACCAGCTCAAGCGTCAGCACAAGCTCAATGGTTTCGTCGTGCGCTTTCAGCCGGAGCGCAGTTGA
- a CDS encoding CvpA family protein: protein MAFTWVDWAIIAIIAISSLISLSRGFVKEALSLLTWIIAGVVAWMFGGALSQHLTDFIETPSARVIAACAFLFVVTLMVGALVNYLVGELIRVTGLSGTDRFLGMVFGAARGGLLVVVLVGLLSLAPVQQDPWWQQSTLLPHFLMVADWSKNLILGMSSEWLASGISAPAELPFKEGLLQPKLP from the coding sequence GTGGCATTCACCTGGGTCGATTGGGCGATTATCGCCATCATCGCCATATCGAGTCTGATCAGCCTGAGCCGCGGCTTCGTCAAGGAAGCCCTATCGCTGCTCACCTGGATCATTGCCGGCGTCGTCGCCTGGATGTTCGGCGGCGCGTTGTCGCAGCACCTCACAGATTTCATCGAAACGCCGTCGGCGCGCGTGATTGCCGCCTGCGCCTTCCTGTTTGTCGTCACCCTGATGGTTGGCGCGCTGGTCAACTACCTGGTCGGCGAGCTGATCCGGGTTACCGGATTGTCCGGCACCGACCGCTTTCTCGGCATGGTTTTTGGTGCCGCCCGGGGCGGACTCTTGGTCGTGGTGCTGGTCGGCCTGCTCAGCCTGGCGCCGGTGCAGCAGGATCCATGGTGGCAGCAATCGACGCTGCTGCCGCACTTTCTCATGGTTGCGGACTGGTCGAAGAACCTGATTCTCGGGATGTCCAGCGAGTGGCTAGCCAGCGGCATCAGCGCTCCGGCGGAGCTGCCGTTCAAAGAGGGTCTCTTGCAGCCTAAACTGCCGTAA